From one Triticum aestivum cultivar Chinese Spring chromosome 4B, IWGSC CS RefSeq v2.1, whole genome shotgun sequence genomic stretch:
- the LOC123092124 gene encoding eukaryotic translation initiation factor 3 subunit I: protein MRPILMKGHERPLTFLKYNRDGDLLFSCAKDHTPTVWYADNGDRLGTYRGHNGAVWSCDVSRHSTRLITGSADQTAKLWDVKTGKELFTFRFDAPARSVDLAIGDHLAVITTDSFMGNMPTAQVKRIAEDLQDQTEESALVISGITGRINRAVWGPGNRTIITAGEDATIRIWDSETGKLLKESDKEVGHQKAISSLSKSLDWSHFLTGSLDKSAKLWDARTLTLIKTYVTERPVNAVDISPTLDHVVIGGGQDAMNVTMTDRRAGKFEAKFFHKILEEEIGGVKGHFGPINALAFNPDGRSFSSGGEDGYVRLHHFDPEYFNIKM, encoded by the exons ATGAGGCCTATTCTCATGAAGGGGCACGAGCGCCCGCTCACGTTCCTGAAGTACAACCGGGACGGCGACCTGCTGTTCTCATGCGCCAAAGACCACACCCCCACCGTCTGGTACGCCGACAACGGCGACCGCCTCGGCACCTACCGCGGACACAACGGCGCGGTATGGTCCTGCGATGTCTCCCGCCACTCCACGCGTCTCATCACGGGGAGCGCCGACCAGACTGCCAAGCTCTGGGACGTCAAGACGGGGAAGGAGCTCTTCACCTTCAGATTCGACGCCCCCGCGCGCTCCGTGGACTTAGCCATCGGCGACCACCTGGCGGTCATCACCACCGACAGTTTCATGGGGAATATGCCCACCGCGCAGGTCAAGCGCATCGCCGAGGACCTGCAAGACC AGACGGAGGAGTCAGCGCTTGTGATCTCCGGCATCACGGGGAGGATTAACAGGGCCGTGTGGGGGCCCGGCAACCGGACCATCATCACCGCCGGTGAGGATGCCACCATCCGCATCTGGGACTCTGAG ACCGGAAAGCTGCTGAAGGAGTCAGACAAGGAGGTTGGACATCAGAAGGCAATTAGCTCACTGTCAAAATCCTTAGATTGGTCTCATTTCCTCACAGGTTCCTTGGATAAATCTGCCAAG CTATGGGATGCAAGAACACTGACCCTGATAAAGACATATGTCACAGAGCGACCGGTTAATGCTGTTGACATATCTCCTACTCTTGATCAT GTGGTTATTGGAGGTGGCCAAGATGCTATGAATGTTACTATGACAGATCGCCGTGCGGGTAAATTTGAGGCCAAATTTTTCCACAAG ATTTTAGAAGAAGAGATTGGTGGTGTTAAAGGACATTTTGGACCTATCAATGCATTAGCATTTAATCCTGATGGGAGGAG CTTTTCGAGTGGTGGTGAGGATGGATATGTGAGGCTACACCATTTTGATCCTGAGTATTTCAACATCAAGATGTAA